The DNA segment CAGATAAGATTCTACCATATAATTCCACTGGCTCATCGGATGTGAACCAAAAGAACAATACAGACAAATTGACGGGCAGAATGGAATCCCGACATAAAGACTATATCCATCTTTATAGTTGAATTTGTTCAATAGTTCTCTCTCTTTGTTGGCAACTGTAATTGCCAATGCGATTTTATCCGGGCTGATGCCATAAGTATCCCGCATAAGAGTAGCTGCCTCAACGTTTGTCTTCCCATCCTCCAGCATTCCCATCACAATCTTGGATGGTCTGATTCCAGTCAAATCGCCCCAGGGCAGCTCCCTTTTAGTAATCTTTGCCAATGCTTTATAGACAAGTTTCTTGACATAGTTTTTTCGTTCTCTTCGATCCGCCTGTGCAGATATCCGCGTAATCGTTCTGCTGATCTCCTGATCTCGTTCAAATACAAGGAAGGTAATAGAACTCTCTTCATATATTACCTGATATTGATAAGAATAATCACTGTCGGGCAGTTCGTCTCCCTCATACCATATCCTGATGGTACTTCCGGGATAAAATGCACGGATCAGAGAATAGATATCATATTCAAATTCTCTTTTGTTCAATTTCAGACTAAGATTAAGCAAGAGGGTTGTACCTCTTTTCAACAGAGATCTCTGTCGTCTGACCATGCCCCGGATAAACTTTTGTATTATCTGGAAGTATTGTAAGAAGACGTGAGATACTCTCGCGCATCTGCTGCATACTTCCCGTCAAAAGATCTGTTCTGCCATAACTTTCTGCAAATAAAGTATCACCGGAAAATAGTATTCCCTCTTCAGAAAGATAGAAGCAGATGCTCCCCTTTGTATGACCGGGCGTATGAAGTACAACAATACGAATCCCTGCAAGATTCAGTTCTTCCTCGTCACTCACAAGGAAATCAGCCTTCATTGAATATGCACTTGCCCAGGCGGCCGAGAGATTATTCTTGGCACTTTCTAAAACCTCCTGTTCCTGTTCACAGGCATAGACAGGAATATGATACTTTTCTTTCAATTCTTCGGCTGCCATCATATGATCAAAATGACCATGAGTCAGTAGGATTGCAGTTGGTATTGCCTGCACCTTTTGTATCTGATTTTCGATATCGCCAGCCTGTGCAGCAGGATCTATGATAAGAATCTCTCTGTTTTTTTTATTCATAACCAAATAGCAATTTGTATCTATCTTTCCCAATATGAGAGTTTTAATTACTATATCTGACATTGTATTATCCTTTCGAGCGTTCTATATCTATTACGCCGCTTACCTGGCGAATTTTCTCTATCAGACTGTTCAATTCTTCTTTTCCTCTGACAAAAAAAGTCATATCGACGGTAGCCTGTCCCTGCTTGTTAGTACTGACATTGATTTTTGAGATATCAATTTTTCGTTCCATAAATAATTTTGACAGATCCACCAGAAGTCCTGAACGGTCAAAAGCATACACATTAATTTCGACTGCATACATTTGGTTATTTGCACTGCCAGACTCCCATTCCGCATCGATCAGTCTTTCACGTTCAGACTCCGGAAGATTCAGTATATTAATACAGTCGGTCCTGTGAATTGTGATGCCTCGTCCTCTTGTTACGAACCCCACAATTTCGTCTCCCGGAATGGGAGAACAGCATTTTGAAAATCTGACAGAGACATCATGCGTACCGCTTACAACGATTCCAGCTTTCGATTTCGATACCGGAACTTCTATGATTGTGTCTTCGTTTGTACTTTTCAGTACATCATCATCGGAAATTTTTGTCTGATTTTCCTTATCATAAACATCAATCAGCTTATTTATGACCTGTCCTTCTTTCAGACCTCCATGTCCGACAGCGGCCAGCACAGAATCCCAGTCCCTAAAGCCGTACTTTCGTATGACGGCATTCATATAATTCGATTTTAGATAAACACCAAGATTTTTTCCTTTAATCTTGGCATAGCCATTAAGCATCTCCTTGCCTTTTAGGATGTTGTCCACTTTCAACTGAGCTTTAAACCATTGATTAATCCGATTTTTTGCCTGTGAGCTTTTTACAATCTTAAGCCAGTCTCTGCTGGGGCCTTTTGAATTCTGAGAGGTGATAATTTCCACACGATCACCATTCCTCAACTCATATTCAATCGGAACCAGCTTTCCATTCACTCTTGCACCAACCATCTTATTGCCGACTGCGGAGTGTATGGTATATGCAAAATCAATAGGACAGGAACCGCTGGGTAAAGTCTTGACATCGCCGGCCGGTGTAAAACAATAGACATTGTCGGAGAATAAATCAAGATCACTCTTGAGCAGACTCATGAATTCTTTGTTGTCTGACATGTCCTGCTGCCATTCCAGAATCTGGCGAAGCCAACTCAGTTTTTCTTCCTCCTGTTCAGGGCCTGTCTTGTTTCCATCTGATGCCTCTTTATACTTCCAATGGGCTGCAATACCATATTCCGCAATCCGGTGCATCTCAAAAGTACGAATCTGAATTTCGAAAGGCTGTCCGTTCGGTCCAATCAAAGTCGTATGAAGTGACTGGTACATATTTGGCTTAGGCATCGCAATATAATCTTTAAAACGCCCGGGAATCGGCGTATACATCTCATGAATCACACCTAACGCCGCATAACAGTCTTTGACAGTCTCCACAATAATACGAACAGCAAAAAGATCATATATCTGATCCAGCGTCTTGTTCTGATTCACCATCTTTTTATAAATACTGAAAAAGTGCTTAATTCTGCCGCTTACCTGTCCATCAATTCCCGCTTCTTCAATGTGATGTTTTACTTCCCGAACGATTGCATCGACATACTTTTGACGCTCTCCTCGTTTCATATCCACTTTTTCAACCAGATCATAATATGCCTCTGGTTCCAGATATTTCAAAGACAGATCATCCAGCTCAACTTTAATCTTGGAAATTCCAAGTCGCTGTGCAATAGGAGCATAGATATCCATTGTCTCACGGGCCTTTTCCCTTTGTGTTTCTAACGACCAGTATTTTGCCGTCCTCATGTTGTGAAGACGGTCGGCCAGTTTTACCAGTATCACCCGGATATCTTTTGCCATAGCCAGAAACATCTTGCGAAGGTTCTCAGCTTGCTCCTCAACTTTGTCAGCTGCGTAGCTGAGTTTACCAAGTTTCGTCACACCATCGACGATCAGAGCTACTTCATCGCCAAATTCTTTTCTAAGCTCATCAACTGTCATAACCGTGTCTTCTACAACGTCATGGAGAAGTCCGGATACAATACTTTCCTTGTCAAGTTCCAAGTCTGCAAGTATCACAGCAACACACAGAGGATGGATGATGTACGGCTCACCGGATTTTCTCTTTTGATCTTTATGTGCCTCGCTGGCCATCTCATAGGCTTTCTGGATCATGCTGATATCCGCCGATGGATGATACTTTCTAACACTGGAAATAAGCTCCTGATAGATTAACTCGGGGCTTGTAAAATCTTCTACGGCCTTTACATTCGCATCTGCCGCCGCGATTTCTTTTTGTAATTTTTCCTTTTCCATCATTTTTGCGTCTTTGTCCATATATTTCCTCACTTATGCTGAAAAGGCACTGTGCAGGATGGATACAGCTGATCCGCTCCATACACAATGCCAAAATTATTTCCCTTCATAACGTATTACAGAAGCAACATCATAACCTTTGAGTTTATCTCTTCCCTTTAATCCGGCTAACTCCATAAGAAATATAATCTTTTCTACCTTGGCCCCCTGTTGTTCAACCATCTTTGCACATGCCTCGATAGTTCCGCCTGTTGCAATTAAATCATCTACCAGTACAACTCGCTGGCCGGGTTTAATATCATCCTTATGCATCTCTATCGTTGCCGTACCATATTCAAGATTATAAGTCCGGCTAATTGTCTCACGAGGAAGCTTCCCTTTTTTTCGAATCGGTACAAATGGCTTGTGAAGATTGTAAGCGATAGGTACACCAAATATAAAACCTCTTGACTCTGTTCCCACGATCACATCAAAGTCCACTCCTTCCAGCAGATTCTGAAGCTCATCTATAGCCAGCTTAAGTCCGTCCGCATCCTGAAGGATACTTGTTACATCACGAAATATAACACCCGGTTCTGGAAAATCCGGGATACTTAGTACATAATCTTCTAATTTTTTCATTTAAGCTCCTCATCATCCATTCGACAACTATTGCCGATTTGTCATGATACCAGGGTCAAAAGGTCCTGCGTTTCATGCTCATCTTGTCATTATGTTACAAATTATATCATTTTTTTCCGGTATAATCAATAGGGCATTGAGGCACTATTGGTAGTTTATCACTGTAATCTGAAGGCTTTCCC comes from the Blautia liquoris genome and includes:
- a CDS encoding MBL fold metallo-hydrolase, with amino-acid sequence MSDIVIKTLILGKIDTNCYLVMNKKNREILIIDPAAQAGDIENQIQKVQAIPTAILLTHGHFDHMMAAEELKEKYHIPVYACEQEQEVLESAKNNLSAAWASAYSMKADFLVSDEEELNLAGIRIVVLHTPGHTKGSICFYLSEEGILFSGDTLFAESYGRTDLLTGSMQQMRESISRLLTILPDNTKVYPGHGQTTEISVEKRYNPLA
- a CDS encoding RelA/SpoT family protein; this translates as MDKDAKMMEKEKLQKEIAAADANVKAVEDFTSPELIYQELISSVRKYHPSADISMIQKAYEMASEAHKDQKRKSGEPYIIHPLCVAVILADLELDKESIVSGLLHDVVEDTVMTVDELRKEFGDEVALIVDGVTKLGKLSYAADKVEEQAENLRKMFLAMAKDIRVILVKLADRLHNMRTAKYWSLETQREKARETMDIYAPIAQRLGISKIKVELDDLSLKYLEPEAYYDLVEKVDMKRGERQKYVDAIVREVKHHIEEAGIDGQVSGRIKHFFSIYKKMVNQNKTLDQIYDLFAVRIIVETVKDCYAALGVIHEMYTPIPGRFKDYIAMPKPNMYQSLHTTLIGPNGQPFEIQIRTFEMHRIAEYGIAAHWKYKEASDGNKTGPEQEEEKLSWLRQILEWQQDMSDNKEFMSLLKSDLDLFSDNVYCFTPAGDVKTLPSGSCPIDFAYTIHSAVGNKMVGARVNGKLVPIEYELRNGDRVEIITSQNSKGPSRDWLKIVKSSQAKNRINQWFKAQLKVDNILKGKEMLNGYAKIKGKNLGVYLKSNYMNAVIRKYGFRDWDSVLAAVGHGGLKEGQVINKLIDVYDKENQTKISDDDVLKSTNEDTIIEVPVSKSKAGIVVSGTHDVSVRFSKCCSPIPGDEIVGFVTRGRGITIHRTDCINILNLPESERERLIDAEWESGSANNQMYAVEINVYAFDRSGLLVDLSKLFMERKIDISKINVSTNKQGQATVDMTFFVRGKEELNSLIEKIRQVSGVIDIERSKG
- a CDS encoding adenine phosphoribosyltransferase; the encoded protein is MKKLEDYVLSIPDFPEPGVIFRDVTSILQDADGLKLAIDELQNLLEGVDFDVIVGTESRGFIFGVPIAYNLHKPFVPIRKKGKLPRETISRTYNLEYGTATIEMHKDDIKPGQRVVLVDDLIATGGTIEACAKMVEQQGAKVEKIIFLMELAGLKGRDKLKGYDVASVIRYEGK